TCATTTAGTGAAAGAAGCTTTCAAACTTGGTGCATTAGATCATTTATTGAAGTCCGAAATGACGGAGGATCATCTCTATAATGCTTTGTCTAATCTGCGAATAATCGATACCAAAAATCCTATAACCAGACTGGAACAGATACCTGGAGCTTACAGCCTGGAATCGCAAACTTTTTCAAACAGAGAACTTATTAAGGAAAGCTTATTGAGCCGGCTAGTTGCGGGAAACATACATACAAACGATATCGATGCTCTCAAGGAATTATTGTGCGAAAATAAAAAGAAAAGATTAGTACTGATGATATTAAAAATGAATAAGTCGGATATTCATGCCTCAGTTCCAGAAGCATCTGTTATACATGGAATTTCAAAATACTTATCTTATAAGGAAGAGATGTTGGATTATAGCAGTGAAGTGCACTATGAAATTGTTCAGATTTCACCCTACGAGTTCTTAATCCTTCTTCTCTTTGCCCAACAGGAATCAGACTCTTCTATATTGACTTATTTAACATATTTTTATGACCAATTTTGTCCCCTAGGATTCAAGATAAATCTAGGTTTAAGCCATATTTCCTCTCATTTCGACAAACTCCCACAGCTCATTCATGAAGCGAGGATTTCCAATGATTATTGTTTTGTAGCTGGCAACGGGTCCATAATCCGATACCAAGCACAATTTGATCAAACGCCTCCATATGAAATAGATAGTATGAAACAAATTACTATTTTGAAGAAACTGCTTAATTCCTTACTCTTTGATTCATGCAAAGTGGATATCAGTGAAGTCATGGTCGCTCCCCGTTCCGTGAGTGTCAGCCATATGCATGAGATTAAAGATCTTTACATGAAGTACCATTTTATCCTTGTTGATTTTTCGTTGCAAAACGGACTTGACGGCGAAATACGCGCTTTAAGCAATGAGTATATAAAGCATTTGAAGCTTTACGACGACCTTGATTCTTTGAATAAATGGCTTGCTTCCATAATGACAAAGATTAAGGCCAACAAAGGTGAAAACTCGATCATCAGCCATGTAAAACACTTTGTTGAAGAGAATTATACGAATGATATCAGCCTGCAATCCGTCGCCAATAAATTCAATATAAACAGCAGTTACCTTAGCCGTCTTTTCTCTGAAAAAGTGAATACAAATTTCATAGATTATTTAGCGCATATTCGAATAACAAAAGCTATTGAATTAATAAAAACTTCCAACCTGAAAATGTATGAAGTCACGGAAAAAGTAGGGTACACGTCACCTGAACATTTCAGCAGAACATTCAAAAAAATTACGGGGAAAAGTCCGAAACAATTCATGGACGGTCGTGAATGAATTTGGCTGAAATTGCTTGGAGGTTCTGAGTTATCTACCATAGGATTGCCCAGCATGGCGAACATTAGTTCAGAGCATATAATCTGTGAGGTGTGGTGTTTGTTGAATTGTCCATATTGCAATATTTCCGATGATAACAGTCATGAAGTCATACTAAGCAATGAAAAATGCATCTATACTTTGCTTAAAGTACAAGAGATTAAAGGAGCTGGTATTATTGTTCCAAAAGAACATAGGGAAAATGTTTTTGAGTTAACTCAAGATGAATGGAACGAAACATATCGGTTGCTACAAGAAGTTAAGCTGTACTTGGATCGGAATTACAAACCAGATGGCTACAATGTTGGTTGGAATTGTGGTCATGTGGGGGGACAACATGTTTTTCATTCCCATTTACATATAATTCCTCGGTATGCTGACGAATCAATGGCGGGAAAAGGGATTCGCTACTTATTCAAAAAGAATGAAAAAGTCGATTAAGCAAACGAGGAATGAAAGTCGCGTGCAACTCGGCCTGCGCCTTGGCCAAAGCACTTGAAAAGAGCGAAAGTCGCCGAGCGCGAGGTAAAATCGTTATCCGCGTTCGCTAGTGGAGGATAACTGAAAGCCATTTCCTCTGGAACAGTGCTTTGCTCTTACATGGGGAAATATGATAGCATTATTAAAGCAACATAAGTTGTTTTAACGAGCAGACACTGAAATCTATACAGGAAAAATTTGATGACGACAGGAGTTAGATCCAATGATAAAAGGTTTTGGAGGAATATTTTGGAGAACTAAGAATCTTGAAGTTGTAAAAAAATGGTACAGTGAAGTGTTGAAGATTGAAATAGAAAATTGGAATGGGACAGTGATACAACCCCAATTAGGAAATGAGACTATCTTTTCTTTCTTTACTGAGAATGACAGTTACTTTCCAACAGAACAACAAGTGATGTTAAATTTCCAAGTACATAATCTAGACGAGACTATTAAGCATCTTGAGCATTTGGGTGTACCTCTTGCCAAGCAAGAAGAGAGTAGTGACTTTGGAAAGTTTATTTGGATTGAAGATCCTGAAGGTCGGTTGGTCGAGCTTTGGGAGAAATAACGAGTTGTCATTCACTTGCTATTGAGCAACTGAAAACGATAGCTTTATAAGAACTATCCGAGCAGGCGTCGCGGCGATCCTGCTTTTTCGTGATCTAAAGGGCTGGACTGTTTGGTGTGAGCTAAGTATTTCCGACAGATAAAAGAATAGCGGGCATTCACAGCGTACCTGTAACAGATGACGGATCACTTATTATGGTTTGGGATTAACGGAGTATTGGATAGAATAGTTCCGAGAATCTTATTGGTATACAGCTTAATATTAGCTATTACTTGCTGTAATCTTGTTATGGCTGATTCTGAGAACAAAAGCGGGTGGGCTGGAATTGCAGCATAGCAGGGTATCAGTTTAAGAATCACTAATTAAGTACTATCATTTTGAAGTACCTATAAGATGAAAATTGAGGAGGGCAACCAATGAACTGTATGATGCTTATAGACGAGAAAATGGTTACTTTCGAGACTTAATGAACTGAATAGGCGCTATCGTGCAGATTTTAGGCGGAAAGGTGATCATTTACTTGAAATAGAGCAGATGGAATTCATTAGATTTTCTGAAAGAGAGATTTTGAGCGAATAAAGGTTGCTGAGTTCGTAAGGGGAATGGGAAAAGGAGAAGAGTTGATGGATCAGGTAGTAGGGCTTATCCGAAGCGAAGAGTCATCGGAGATCCAGTGGTGATTTTTGGTTTGTTTTTCCACTAGGAAGCTCGTCCATCAAAGTTACGAAAACAAGAAGAACCAGCGTTAAGACGCTGGTTCTTCTTGTTTTCGCTCATTATGATTTTCTCCCCAAGCACACATCACTTCTGTTACAGGAATTAATGTTCTGCCATATTTACTAAGCGAATATTCTACTTTTGGCGGGACGGTGGGGTAGACCGTTCTTTCGATCACGCCTTCTTGTTCCAAGTCTCGAAGATGTTGCGTGAGCATTTTTTGGGAGACATCAGGTATTAGCTTTTCCAGATCGTTATACCGCTTGGTTGATTCAATCAAATGCCATAAAATCATCGGCTTCCATTTCCCACCTAAAACATGAATGACAGTCTCTATTGGACATTCGCGCTGATGAATCATTGATAAATCACTCCCTTACTTTTAAGTATGTACCGTACTTTAAAGTGCGTTCTTAACAGAATATTAGTACCGATATACAATAAAGTCAATCAAATCAATTGGAAAAAGGAGACAGTCAAATGAGTAAACCATATTGGGGACTAAAGTCAGTAACATTTTGGTTAGTAGGCGTTGTTACACTGTTGATGTTGTTTTTAGGAGTAAAAGGTTTTATCCAGCCAGAAGCTGCGATTCGAGATTTTGGTATCCCCCTGCATGACGTTTCTGATAAATATCTTGTTCTAATAAAAGCAGATCGTGATCTGTTTATTGGAATCTTCTTACTAGCCATGATGATACTTCGTATGAGAAAAGCATTGATCGTTGTTATGTTAACTTCTGTTTTAATGCCTGCAATTGATGCATTATTGGTATTAACGAATGCCGTAGATAAAACACCTTCTTGGATTCATATTATTACTGCGGTATATGGACTTGCAGTAGGTTGGATGTTGTATCGAGAAGAACAGCGAGTTCAAAAAGCAAATACTAGATCAGGATTATCATCTGAAAGGTATATCTAAAATAAGGGGGCAGTTCATGTATATTTACCTGTTGTTCATCCATATTATTTCCGCCGTGGTGGCCATGGCTGCAATCATCTGCTATCCCTTGATTATGAGCAGCGCCAAGACAGTAGGTCAAGCCAAGTTCGCGCTTGCGTTGCTGGAGAAGACGGCGATCCTGCCGAAATTCGGTGGCACGCTGTTGCTTCTTACAGGGCTTGCTCTTGGCTTCTTAGAAATTTCTTTGTTCCGAGAGCTGTGGTATGTGTCCTCAATTGCCATTTTCATTGTCATTCTAGTTATCTTTGCTGGCCTAATTCCCTCCGGCATTAAACAGCAGCTTACGCTGCTTCAGCAGACGCAGGGCGATGTGCTGCCTGAGGCGTACCGATTGAGTCGCAGACGCTCCGCTTGGTTGGAAGGGATCGCGAATGTTGCAGCGCTCATCTCGATCCTACTAATGGTGCTCAAGCCATACTAATGTACTCATAATAGTGGAGGAGCTAGCAGTGATGCAGTTCCTCTTTTTCATTAAAGGAGATGTTGGAAAACTTGTGCTGTTTATCAGCGTTATTGAAATATGAGTGAGGCGTCAGTAAAAAGGGATTTTATTCAGACTCAGTTTGAGTTACGATAAATAGTGGAAACATTCCCCAGATGGCAAACGGAGGTACGAATATGGAAGAAGATTTTGCTTGCCTGTATGTCATTCGCGGTGAGCCCTACCGACCGGGCACCTGTGTGAACTTCATCCATTTTATATAGAGTTTTGACTAAAAGGACCGTCAGGATGTTTTCCCTGACGGTTTTTCTTATTGATGTTCAAGAAGTTTGCTCGAAATAGCTCATCAGGAATTCGTTAGATTTTGCTTCATAATCTTAATTCTGGACATGAAGTCGAAAGAATGATGGGGACCCAAATGACAACGGTTCCATTATAATAACGGATATAGAGCGGTGATCACAGAGAAGGAGGAGAAAAACAATGAAAACACCGTTCATTCGCGATTTGATCAGTTACAGAACCATGCTGCTTATGCTTATCCCTTCCGTTCTGTTTGTAGCGTTATTCCAATATGTGCCGATGCTCGGCTTGGTAATGGCATTCAAACATTATACGTACAGTAAAGGGATTCTAGGCAGCGACTGGAGCGGTATAGAAAATTTCCGGTTCTTCTTTATCTCGGGAGATGCCTGGAGGGTGACTCGCAATACTGTGCTTTATAATGCGGTGTTTATCGTCATCAATCTGGTACTGCAGGTAGGAATTGCTATCTTGATTTCGGAAATTAAAGGCAGATGGTTTAAGAAGATCAGCCAATCCGTCATGTTCTTGCCTTACTTCTTTTCCTGGGTTGTGGTAGGGTCAATCGCTTATAACTTGTTGAATTATGAGCATGGCACTGTCAATACCTTATTGCGAACATTCGGTATGGAATCAGTCAATTTCTACAGCACTACCGGGATTTGGCCATACTTGCTCGTGTTCTTCTCGGCTTGGAAATCTGTTGGTTATGGCGTTGTTTTCTATCTGGCAGCCATCATGAGCATCGATCAGGAAATGTATGAAGCGGCTGAGACCGATGGAGCCAACGTTTTCCAGAAAGTCTGGCATATTACCATTCCCTGTTTGAAACCAACGATGATCATCCTGACACTGTTGTCTGTTGGCCATATTTTCCGAGGCGATTTCGGACTCTTCTACAATGTGATCGGGAATAACGGCTTATTATTCGCCAACACGGACGTCATTGATACCTACGTTTACCGCTCCTTAGTACAAAGCAATGAAATTGGCATGTCGGCGGCCATCGGATTCTTTCAATCCATCCTATGTTTTGTCACGATCCTGGTGGTTAACGGAATCGTACGTAAAGCAGATAAAGATTCAGCTTTGTTTTAAACTGGAAAGGAGGTTGCCCTTCGATGAAGTCGGCATTTAAACAACAAACGGAAGTCGCGGACTTAAGTATGACGCGCTCCGCAAAGATCCGGACAGACCAGTTAGTCATGAACGTATTGGCTTATAGTTGTGTATCGTTCGTAGCTCTGATTTGTATCATACCCTTCCTGCTTATTCTCAGTGGTTCCATAACGGAAGAGAGAGCAATCATCCTGGAGGGCTATAAACTATTTCCTTCAAGCATTTCTTTCAAGGCTTATCAATTTATTTTTAAGATTCCTGAAGAGATTCTCCGGGCTTATGGCGTGACCGTTTCTTTGACTCTTATCGGGACATGTCTTTCGCTTTTTCTGATCTCCATGAGCAGTTATGTGCTTCAACGATCGGACTTCAAGTGGAGAAATGCGTTCTCGTTCTACTACTATTTCACGACCTTGTTTAGCGGAGGACTGGTTCCACTCTATATCCTGGTTGTCAACTATTTGAAATTAAACGATACGTACCTTGTATTGCTATTGCTTCCTCTTATTAATGTATTCTATATTTTGGTCATGAAAAGTTTTATGAAGAGCATTCCAGCGGCAATCACAGAATCTGCTAAAATTGATGGTGCAGGAGACTTTACGATTTTCATCAGGCTTATTCTACCTTTATGCAAACCTGCACTTGCTACGATTGGACTGTTTGTGGCTCTCGGTTATTGGAATGATTGGTTTAACTCTTTGCTTTTCATTAATAATCAAAAACTCTACCCCTTACAATATTATTTATATAAGGTTATTGGCAGTGTCGATGCTCTCAAAAGCGTTGCGGAGAAAAGCGGAATCAGCGCACGGGAGCTACCAGGTGAAGGTCTCAAAATGGCTCTGACTATCGTAGTAACTGGACCGATCGTGCTTCTTTATCCATTTATTCAACGCTATTTTGTCAAGGGACTTACGATTGGTGCAGTTAAAGGATAATCCCGGTAAATCCGGTTTATCATAGCATGGCATATAATAGGGGGGAAGTGCATGACAGGGATGAAGACAATGAAGAGTATACAAAAAAGAACTTGGATGGGCATCGTGCCGGCCCTTTTGCTGAGCGTGCTGGTAAGTGCGTGCGGCGGAGATGCGGGGGGCCAATCATCGTCATCGCCAAATGCGTCCATGTCAGCGAAGCCTTCCGAAAGCGCAGCGAAAATAGACACTTCAACACCGGTCAAGCTGAAATTGATATTGGTTGGTACGAAACAGCCGGATACGGATGAAGTTTATGCGGAAGTCAACAAAATACTTAAGCAAAAAATCAATGCTGAATTAGAGGTCAGGTTCTTGGACTGGAATGAATACAATCAGAAATACCCGCTATTGTTTGCCGCTAATGAGGATTTTGACATGATCTTTACCGGTGACTGGGCGTTCTACAATCAAACGGCTCGTAAAGACGGTTTCCTGGAATTAACCGAAGATATGCTCAAAAAATACACGCCAAACACGTGGGAAAAACAGGACAAGATCGGTT
Above is a genomic segment from Paenibacillus sp. HWE-109 containing:
- a CDS encoding VOC family protein; this translates as MIKGFGGIFWRTKNLEVVKKWYSEVLKIEIENWNGTVIQPQLGNETIFSFFTENDSYFPTEQQVMLNFQVHNLDETIKHLEHLGVPLAKQEESSDFGKFIWIEDPEGRLVELWEK
- a CDS encoding carbohydrate ABC transporter permease, whose protein sequence is MKSAFKQQTEVADLSMTRSAKIRTDQLVMNVLAYSCVSFVALICIIPFLLILSGSITEERAIILEGYKLFPSSISFKAYQFIFKIPEEILRAYGVTVSLTLIGTCLSLFLISMSSYVLQRSDFKWRNAFSFYYYFTTLFSGGLVPLYILVVNYLKLNDTYLVLLLLPLINVFYILVMKSFMKSIPAAITESAKIDGAGDFTIFIRLILPLCKPALATIGLFVALGYWNDWFNSLLFINNQKLYPLQYYLYKVIGSVDALKSVAEKSGISARELPGEGLKMALTIVVTGPIVLLYPFIQRYFVKGLTIGAVKG
- a CDS encoding response regulator transcription factor; the encoded protein is MAMKVIIVDDEPYVRQMIKSMINWNQLSLELVGEFFNGEDDYNWIKQDSSIDLVISDLRMPVMDGLNLIKEALAFRPELKFVVISAYDDYHLVKEAFKLGALDHLLKSEMTEDHLYNALSNLRIIDTKNPITRLEQIPGAYSLESQTFSNRELIKESLLSRLVAGNIHTNDIDALKELLCENKKKRLVLMILKMNKSDIHASVPEASVIHGISKYLSYKEEMLDYSSEVHYEIVQISPYEFLILLLFAQQESDSSILTYLTYFYDQFCPLGFKINLGLSHISSHFDKLPQLIHEARISNDYCFVAGNGSIIRYQAQFDQTPPYEIDSMKQITILKKLLNSLLFDSCKVDISEVMVAPRSVSVSHMHEIKDLYMKYHFILVDFSLQNGLDGEIRALSNEYIKHLKLYDDLDSLNKWLASIMTKIKANKGENSIISHVKHFVEENYTNDISLQSVANKFNINSSYLSRLFSEKVNTNFIDYLAHIRITKAIELIKTSNLKMYEVTEKVGYTSPEHFSRTFKKITGKSPKQFMDGRE
- a CDS encoding DUF2269 family protein; its protein translation is MYIYLLFIHIISAVVAMAAIICYPLIMSSAKTVGQAKFALALLEKTAILPKFGGTLLLLTGLALGFLEISLFRELWYVSSIAIFIVILVIFAGLIPSGIKQQLTLLQQTQGDVLPEAYRLSRRRSAWLEGIANVAALISILLMVLKPY
- a CDS encoding winged helix-turn-helix transcriptional regulator is translated as MIHQRECPIETVIHVLGGKWKPMILWHLIESTKRYNDLEKLIPDVSQKMLTQHLRDLEQEGVIERTVYPTVPPKVEYSLSKYGRTLIPVTEVMCAWGENHNERKQEEPAS
- a CDS encoding DUF4267 domain-containing protein gives rise to the protein MSKPYWGLKSVTFWLVGVVTLLMLFLGVKGFIQPEAAIRDFGIPLHDVSDKYLVLIKADRDLFIGIFLLAMMILRMRKALIVVMLTSVLMPAIDALLVLTNAVDKTPSWIHIITAVYGLAVGWMLYREEQRVQKANTRSGLSSERYI
- a CDS encoding ABC transporter permease, which produces MKTPFIRDLISYRTMLLMLIPSVLFVALFQYVPMLGLVMAFKHYTYSKGILGSDWSGIENFRFFFISGDAWRVTRNTVLYNAVFIVINLVLQVGIAILISEIKGRWFKKISQSVMFLPYFFSWVVVGSIAYNLLNYEHGTVNTLLRTFGMESVNFYSTTGIWPYLLVFFSAWKSVGYGVVFYLAAIMSIDQEMYEAAETDGANVFQKVWHITIPCLKPTMIILTLLSVGHIFRGDFGLFYNVIGNNGLLFANTDVIDTYVYRSLVQSNEIGMSAAIGFFQSILCFVTILVVNGIVRKADKDSALF
- a CDS encoding HIT family protein, with the protein product MANISSEHIICEVWCLLNCPYCNISDDNSHEVILSNEKCIYTLLKVQEIKGAGIIVPKEHRENVFELTQDEWNETYRLLQEVKLYLDRNYKPDGYNVGWNCGHVGGQHVFHSHLHIIPRYADESMAGKGIRYLFKKNEKVD